One part of the Vicugna pacos chromosome 20, VicPac4, whole genome shotgun sequence genome encodes these proteins:
- the ENPP4 gene encoding bis(5'-adenosyl)-triphosphatase ENPP4 isoform X3, translating to MRLFLILLFSGLITGGRGNSSYTLPPKLLLVSFDGFRADYLRNFEFPHLQNFIKEGILVEQVKNVFITKTFPNHYSIVTGLYEESHGIVANSMYDVATKKHFSDFNDKDPFWWNEAVPIWVTNQLQENRSSAAAMWPGTDVPIHNATPSYFMNYSSSVSFGERLSNITTWLSSSNPPVTFATLYWEEPDASGHRYGPEDKDNMRRVLKEIDDHVGELVHKLKALGLWENLNVIITSDHGMTQCSSGRLINLDACINRSDYTLIDLTPVAAILPKINITEAYNKLKICNLHMNVYLKEDIPARFHYQHNDRIQPIILVADEGWTIALNKSSPPKLGDHGYDNSLPSMNPFLAAHGPAFHKGYKHSTINIVDIYPMMCHILGLKPRPNNGTFSHTKCLLVDQWCINLPEAIGIVIGALLVLTTLTCLIIVMQNRLSGPRPFSRLQLQDDDDDPLIG from the exons ATGcgcttatttctgatacttcTGTTTTCCGGACTCATAACTGGTGGCAGAGGGAACTCTTCCTATACATTGCCACCCAAGCTACTACTTGTATCCTTTGATGGCTTCAGAGCTGACTATCTCCGGAACTTtgaatttcctcatctccagaatTTTATCAAAGAAGGCATCTTAGTAGAGCaggttaaaaatgtttttatcacaaAAACATTTCCAAACCACTACAGTATTGTGACAGGCCTGTATGAAGAAAGCCATGGCATTGTGGCCAACTCCATGTATGATGTCGCCACCAAGAAACACTTCTCCGACTTCAATGACAAGGATCCTTTCTGGTGGAATGAGGCAGTGCCTATTTGGGTGACCAACCAGCTTCAGGAAAACAGGTCCAGCGCTGCTGCTATGTGGCCTGGGACCGACGTCCCCATTCACAATGCCACGCCTTCCTATTTCATGAACTACAGCTCCTCGGTGTCATTCGGGGAGAGGCTCAGTAACATCACCACGTGGCTGAGCAGTTCCAACCCACCAGTCACCTTTGCGACACTCTATTGGGAAGAACCAGATGCAAGCGGCCACAGGTACGGCCCTGAAGATAAAGACAACATGCGCAGAGTGTTGAAGGAAATAGATGACCATGTCGGTGAGCTAGTTCACAAGCTCAAGGCGTTAGGACTGTGGGAAAATCTTAACGTGATCATTACAAGTGATCATGGGATGACGCAGTGTTCTTCGGGGAGGCTGATAAACTTGGATGCGTGCATCAACCGTTCAGACTACACTCTTATAGATTTGACCCCAGTTGCTGCAATACTTCCCAAAATCA aCATAACAGAGGCTTATAACAAACTGAAAATCTGtaacctgcacatgaatgtttatctCAAAGAAGACATTCCTGCCAGATTTCATTACCAACATAATGATCGAATTCAGCCCATTATTCTGGTTGCTGATGAAGGCTGGACAATTGCGCTAAACAAATCATCGCCACCAAAAT TAGGTGACCATGGTTATGATAATTCTTTGCCGAGTATGAATCCGTTCCTAGCTGCCCATGGGCCTGCATTTCACAAAGGCTACAAACATAGCACCATTAACATTGTGGACATTTACCCAATGATGTGCCACATCCTGGGATTAAAGCCACGTCCCAATAATGGAACCTTCAGTCATACCAAGTGCTTGCTGGTCGACCAGTGGTGCATCAATCTCCCAGAAGCCATCGGAATTGTTATTGGTGCGCTCTTGGTCTTAACCACTCTCACCTGCCTCATCATAGTCATGCAGAACAGACTCTCGGGGCCCCGGCCATTCTCCCGACTTCAGCTGCAAGATGACGACGACGATCCTTTAATTGGGTAA
- the ENPP4 gene encoding bis(5'-adenosyl)-triphosphatase ENPP4 isoform X1 → MRLFLILLFSGLITGGRGNSSYTLPPKLLLVSFDGFRADYLRNFEFPHLQNFIKEGILVEQVKNVFITKTFPNHYSIVTGLYEESHGIVANSMYDVATKKHFSDFNDKDPFWWNEAVPIWVTNQLQENRSSAAAMWPGTDVPIHNATPSYFMNYSSSVSFGERLSNITTWLSSSNPPVTFATLYWEEPDASGHRYGPEDKDNMRRVLKEIDDHVGELVHKLKALGLWENLNVIITSDHGMTQCSSGRLINLDACINRSDYTLIDLTPVAAILPKINITEAYNKLKICNLHMNVYLKEDIPARFHYQHNDRIQPIILVADEGWTIALNKSSPPKLGDHGYDNSLPSMNPFLAAHGPAFHKGYKHSTINIVDIYPMMCHILGLKPRPNNGTFSHTKCLLVDQWCINLPEAIGIVIGALLVLTTLTCLIIVMQNRLSGPRPFSRLQLQDDDDDPLIGIS, encoded by the exons ATGcgcttatttctgatacttcTGTTTTCCGGACTCATAACTGGTGGCAGAGGGAACTCTTCCTATACATTGCCACCCAAGCTACTACTTGTATCCTTTGATGGCTTCAGAGCTGACTATCTCCGGAACTTtgaatttcctcatctccagaatTTTATCAAAGAAGGCATCTTAGTAGAGCaggttaaaaatgtttttatcacaaAAACATTTCCAAACCACTACAGTATTGTGACAGGCCTGTATGAAGAAAGCCATGGCATTGTGGCCAACTCCATGTATGATGTCGCCACCAAGAAACACTTCTCCGACTTCAATGACAAGGATCCTTTCTGGTGGAATGAGGCAGTGCCTATTTGGGTGACCAACCAGCTTCAGGAAAACAGGTCCAGCGCTGCTGCTATGTGGCCTGGGACCGACGTCCCCATTCACAATGCCACGCCTTCCTATTTCATGAACTACAGCTCCTCGGTGTCATTCGGGGAGAGGCTCAGTAACATCACCACGTGGCTGAGCAGTTCCAACCCACCAGTCACCTTTGCGACACTCTATTGGGAAGAACCAGATGCAAGCGGCCACAGGTACGGCCCTGAAGATAAAGACAACATGCGCAGAGTGTTGAAGGAAATAGATGACCATGTCGGTGAGCTAGTTCACAAGCTCAAGGCGTTAGGACTGTGGGAAAATCTTAACGTGATCATTACAAGTGATCATGGGATGACGCAGTGTTCTTCGGGGAGGCTGATAAACTTGGATGCGTGCATCAACCGTTCAGACTACACTCTTATAGATTTGACCCCAGTTGCTGCAATACTTCCCAAAATCA aCATAACAGAGGCTTATAACAAACTGAAAATCTGtaacctgcacatgaatgtttatctCAAAGAAGACATTCCTGCCAGATTTCATTACCAACATAATGATCGAATTCAGCCCATTATTCTGGTTGCTGATGAAGGCTGGACAATTGCGCTAAACAAATCATCGCCACCAAAAT TAGGTGACCATGGTTATGATAATTCTTTGCCGAGTATGAATCCGTTCCTAGCTGCCCATGGGCCTGCATTTCACAAAGGCTACAAACATAGCACCATTAACATTGTGGACATTTACCCAATGATGTGCCACATCCTGGGATTAAAGCCACGTCCCAATAATGGAACCTTCAGTCATACCAAGTGCTTGCTGGTCGACCAGTGGTGCATCAATCTCCCAGAAGCCATCGGAATTGTTATTGGTGCGCTCTTGGTCTTAACCACTCTCACCTGCCTCATCATAGTCATGCAGAACAGACTCTCGGGGCCCCGGCCATTCTCCCGACTTCAGCTGCAAGATGACGACGACGATCCTTTAATTGG
- the ENPP4 gene encoding bis(5'-adenosyl)-triphosphatase ENPP4 isoform X2, which translates to MRLFLILLFSGLITGGRGNSSYTLPPKLLLVSFDGFRADYLRNFEFPHLQNFIKEGILVEQVKNVFITKTFPNHYSIVTGLYEESHGIVANSMYDVATKKHFSDFNDKDPFWWNEAVPIWVTNQLQENRSSAAAMWPGTDVPIHNATPSYFMNYSSSVSFGERLSNITTWLSSSNPPVTFATLYWEEPDASGHRYGPEDKDNMRRVLKEIDDHVGELVHKLKALGLWENLNVIITSDHGMTQCSSGRLINLDACINRSDYTLIDLTPVAAILPKINITEAYNKLKICNLHMNVYLKEDIPARFHYQHNDRIQPIILVADEGWTIALNKSSPPKCDHGYDNSLPSMNPFLAAHGPAFHKGYKHSTINIVDIYPMMCHILGLKPRPNNGTFSHTKCLLVDQWCINLPEAIGIVIGALLVLTTLTCLIIVMQNRLSGPRPFSRLQLQDDDDDPLIGIS; encoded by the exons ATGcgcttatttctgatacttcTGTTTTCCGGACTCATAACTGGTGGCAGAGGGAACTCTTCCTATACATTGCCACCCAAGCTACTACTTGTATCCTTTGATGGCTTCAGAGCTGACTATCTCCGGAACTTtgaatttcctcatctccagaatTTTATCAAAGAAGGCATCTTAGTAGAGCaggttaaaaatgtttttatcacaaAAACATTTCCAAACCACTACAGTATTGTGACAGGCCTGTATGAAGAAAGCCATGGCATTGTGGCCAACTCCATGTATGATGTCGCCACCAAGAAACACTTCTCCGACTTCAATGACAAGGATCCTTTCTGGTGGAATGAGGCAGTGCCTATTTGGGTGACCAACCAGCTTCAGGAAAACAGGTCCAGCGCTGCTGCTATGTGGCCTGGGACCGACGTCCCCATTCACAATGCCACGCCTTCCTATTTCATGAACTACAGCTCCTCGGTGTCATTCGGGGAGAGGCTCAGTAACATCACCACGTGGCTGAGCAGTTCCAACCCACCAGTCACCTTTGCGACACTCTATTGGGAAGAACCAGATGCAAGCGGCCACAGGTACGGCCCTGAAGATAAAGACAACATGCGCAGAGTGTTGAAGGAAATAGATGACCATGTCGGTGAGCTAGTTCACAAGCTCAAGGCGTTAGGACTGTGGGAAAATCTTAACGTGATCATTACAAGTGATCATGGGATGACGCAGTGTTCTTCGGGGAGGCTGATAAACTTGGATGCGTGCATCAACCGTTCAGACTACACTCTTATAGATTTGACCCCAGTTGCTGCAATACTTCCCAAAATCA aCATAACAGAGGCTTATAACAAACTGAAAATCTGtaacctgcacatgaatgtttatctCAAAGAAGACATTCCTGCCAGATTTCATTACCAACATAATGATCGAATTCAGCCCATTATTCTGGTTGCTGATGAAGGCTGGACAATTGCGCTAAACAAATCATCGCCACCAAAAT GTGACCATGGTTATGATAATTCTTTGCCGAGTATGAATCCGTTCCTAGCTGCCCATGGGCCTGCATTTCACAAAGGCTACAAACATAGCACCATTAACATTGTGGACATTTACCCAATGATGTGCCACATCCTGGGATTAAAGCCACGTCCCAATAATGGAACCTTCAGTCATACCAAGTGCTTGCTGGTCGACCAGTGGTGCATCAATCTCCCAGAAGCCATCGGAATTGTTATTGGTGCGCTCTTGGTCTTAACCACTCTCACCTGCCTCATCATAGTCATGCAGAACAGACTCTCGGGGCCCCGGCCATTCTCCCGACTTCAGCTGCAAGATGACGACGACGATCCTTTAATTGG